The DNA window GTGATACCGGCACTTTTAATCTATTAACCGGGTCGTCCCTTGAACAGAAATGTTCTGTAACTACaatgtgaaattgaaaattagcGACAAAGATAAATCTCTTAATGatggagaaatatttcagttgCATCGACTTTAGACCTCGCGAACATGAATacggtataattaatttttaacaaaaataggATGTACGAATTGACAGGATATTCCCAAGTAAAGGAATTATATTGAACagattcgataaattttcccCAGTTAATAGGTTAAAAAACTGCGTGAGATCAACCAAATTCGAGACAAGTAACGGGTAGAACGATAGCCACGAGATGCATTCGATTGAACGTAAATGAAAAAGGACAAATAGGAAGCCAAAGTTTGAATTCGCGCGTATGACTGATAATACTTGATAACAAACTTTCTTCGCAATACTCGTTTCCGCGACAGCACATTTCTGACAAACGTATCTTATCTAATTACTTACGAATACTTATCTATGCTTCTTTCCACCATAAAGTACGTTCACTTAGAGgaaagatgataaaaatacaaatatatcatGCACaacattgtataaatatataaaaaagaaataaataaatagacacGCTACGTATGAATCTGTGGTACTCTtgataagaaacaaaaatgaaaaagaaattgaaacattcACAAAACGTGCATTACGTGTAATATTTACCAAATTCAATAAAACGTGTATCGTATGGCCAGGATATATAAGACACAATGTATAAACTATGAAAAGCGTGTGAAAGAAGACATTTAGCGATTAGTCACTAAAGCAGATAACAGAACAGTACGTAAGAGCTGAGTATCACCTATGTTACTGCGAGATACTGTTGATAGcctgtattttaatataagtCCGTGGGTTAAGCTGCTGTTAAAATAACATAGAATTAAATGCAATGCTTTCTTCTTATCATcggttgtttttttttctttttcctttttcttttttttttttagaaatgaaaGTGTTACCAAATTTCTCATTTCGTATATCGCACAAATAGGGGGAGGAAACGAACACGAGCACAGGAATTCGCATTACCAGTGATTTTCTGATGCAGAAACGAAGGGAACACATTTCGTTTGAAAGAGGTCTTGATAGCGAGTGATTCTTGGGTTACATTCGTTACAAGGCGTATCAAAAGTTTCGAAGATCGCACCGTTAATACCGTGGGGAAGAAACACCGTAAAAATTCACTTGTAAATTCATCTACGACCGATCGACCGTATCGATCGTCCGAAAGCTATTAATCGGATAAAAAGGATAAGGCTCGTAACTTACCTTGCGGTTGATACCCTCGACCTCCGTGGCTGCTGTGTACACTAGGAGGTCCTTGTCCATACATACCGTCATAGCCTTGATCAGGGCCAAGCATGTCCTGAAGAGATTAGGTAGCTCAGATCAACACAAAACGTATCTTCCTTTACAGGCGTGTCTTTAACAGCCGGCGAGGGTAATACGTCAAGATACTCGTGTCGCAGTATCACCGACAACTCCGCGTACGAAAACATCGTTTATAGGCATTACAATATACGTGGAACATGAGTAAACGTGTGACGAGTTTATAGCGTTTGAAAAAGTAATCGCGGATGGGCTTTATGTTATTCAACCTATTATGGTGGGGGATGAAACACGAATGATGATGAAACGCATTCTCatgcataacgtaatgttgcAATCTAaggatatatcataataaaatcATCGCTGTACATTTATTACAGGTTCTTCCATTGCTCCATTAGgcatatttcatttgaaacttttcaacGAATATGGAATAGCGTGAAAGGTTGAAGCATCGATTTCAACGAGAGTTATAATGAATACATACGTAGAATTTGTCCAAATATTATGGGTGATACTCGAAAGTTTTTCGCCAATTTTATGATATGTGGGTCTAAAGTTCGAAATTTTTACTCTctaatcgatttaattttcataattgtcACCTAAGTTGTGCGAACTGGAATAATGGATAACGACATTCACTTTTGCAAACACTATCTAATTATATATTGCTAAACTTACATGAAGGGGACGATTACGTATGCGAGTACCTGTTACTAGTCAGATAAAATTGCTGTATCGTTATTATGCCCTCGTGGCTTAATTTACTTAACACGATGTAACCAAGTGTGAAAGGGAAATCTGATGCTTGAATAAATTAGCTTACGAACCGATGACAATCTGtctagtaataataaaaatcggcTTACGCGTTTATTCCTAGAATCTATTCGAAAGCTAGCACGGTATAGCATATACTAAAATTTTATCGCAGCAGCACATGCCGCTAGAtgaaaaccaaaaaaaaaaaaaaaaaaaaaaagaagaaaaatacaatcgGGGCTATGTTACAAGGTGtttataaacgaataaatttaacCACGGCATAAGCGAAGCATGCATCGATATTATGTGTGGATTACGATACCTGTAGATCTGGACCCATCCCAAAGTCAGCGTTATTCCAGAGGTTTGTATCCTCGCGTAACAAAGAGTTGGTGAGCTCCATGGAGAGTCGTTTCTTATATTCTTGTGGTTTATCTTCGCTCATGCGGAACAGCACAGCTGCCGCATAAGTCGCGACACCTTCGTTTCTAGAGTGAAGCAACTCCGTTAAAGGAGCAGTAGCACCTTCTTGTTCGATCATTTCGGCACCTTCTTTGTCCGCGGCAAGTTCGCAAAGTACGCCAGCTGCGAcgcgttgaatattttcaatctcgTTAAATAGCAACTAAAATCAAGATACAAGCGCATTAGAGCAAATTATTAACATCGAGCAAACTAAAGGAAACCAAGTTTTgaggaaaatgtatattaaaattacctGTACGAAGATCGGAATTACGTTCTGAGATCTGATAATGACCCTGTTGTGTGATTCTCTCGCGAGGATATGAAGCGCTCCCACAGTACCTTCCACTATTTCCTCCATTCGAACACCGCCATCCGCGTATGCACCTGATGTTTGCTGACTTCCAGTACTTGCCACTGATGAACGTTGTTGCTAAAGTGGAattgatcatttttaaatacgttCTAACTTAGATAATCGAATATACGGAATCGCTTCGAAAGGGATGCTTACTCGTTGTGTCTCGGGGAAAGCACGCATCAGAAGCCTGACCAGATGATGAATCGCGCCGTGGTCACGAAGCGGGCCGTGATTCGCGGGACAAAGAGCCAAATTGCGAATTAATCCTATTACAGCTTTAACCAATGGCCAACGTGAAGGCGGGTGTAAAAGTTTTACTATGACCTGAATTCCGTAATTTAGGCGGACTGAATTCTGTGCCATTTCCGCTTCCACGTGACGCGACGTTAGATGACGAAGCGCGCATACCGCTGGTTCGCTGATCTCCTCCCGACTATCCGCGTAAATGATTGTACGTACAAGAGCGTCGACACCTCCCACTTGGCATACTGTTACCTTATTACGTTGATTATTGCAAGTCAAATTCGACAAGATACCAGCGGCACATGTAACGACATTTACGTCGGTAGAGCTAAGAACTTGTACAAGACTCTGTAATAAACCCTCTAATCCATCGACTTTGGTGCCAGCGTCCGATAAATTTCGTAACGTCCACAAACAATTTTGGACGAGTCTCTGGCTTGGATTACCGAGATGCATGGCAAGAGCCTGCATACCACCAGCTTCGACTATCACCGGTTTATTACTAAGACAAACGGACAACACTTTCAAGGCTCTTGAAGTCGTCCATAGAAGCTTCTCATAATCGTAAGAACGCATTATGCGTACCAACTCTATTGGTCCTTGAGAAgctaatataattaatttgctcTCTTGATTACCGTATGCGAGAATTTGCAAGCAATCGGTTACTATAGCTAAAAATTTGACGTTATCCCGCTGTAGCAGTGCAACCATTTTCTGTAATCCTCCGGCAAGTCGTACAGCCATTTTAGAACCATCCTGATGCAAAAGTAAATTATGGAGAGTCGTGATTGCGTAAAACAATACGGATTCCATTGGAGAACTCAAAAGTTTCACAAGAGCGGGTATTCCTCCGCTTTTGAAAATAGCCAGCAGACCTTGTCTATGATGAGACAAATTGTGCAAGGTGCCGACTGCTGCTTTGGTAGATTCAAGGTCGTCACTGTTTGAAATGGCACGAACTAAAGCTGCTACCATTTGTGAACTGTTCATAATAGCATGACGAGATGCTTCCTTCTTGGAAAGTTGGTGAACTACCATCGCTGCTTTAGACACAACAACTTGGTCCTCGTCGTTTAACAGCTTTATTAATTCTGGTATTGCACGTGTTGCAAGATCTGCGTCATCTTGATAGTTTATCAAATTGACAACCGCGTGCTTCAACATTTGACTCGGTTCTGCCAATCTCTGAACAGCTGTAGGTTGAGCCGGATCATACTGCGTTGAAGGAATTTCTATACCCTCCTCCAATGTTTCGGGAAACATAGCTGCGCGAACACGCTGAGATCTCGTATGATTCAATTGTTGATTCATTTCATCGACTTGATCTTGAGTAAAACCCTGTGCAAATCCTTGATCCAAATCAAACATCAGCTGATCACCTTCCATCTCGTCATCTTCTTTGCCTGATAAAGATGGCGCTTGGGTGACAGTGCCAGAATGTATTCCTGAATCACCCATGTAAGAATTTTGCTGCCACATCAAAGTTTGTTCTTTGGCAGATCCCATGGGTAGATCACCCAAACCCTGATAATTCCCGTGAGACActacaaaattaattgcaCAAAATGATACAAATGTTCAGCGTAACATACACAATACGTCATAGGTTGGCCACAGAATATTACTCACTTGGTCTGGATTGATTCGAAGACATTTGATAACTCATGGCTCCTACGGGAGAATCTATCCACAcctaaaatagaagaaaaccGTGCTATACACATCTATAACGCAACCATCGCTCGCATAAAGTTAGCATAAGTTTAAAGAGAcaagagaaaacgaaacatTAAAGCACGTATAAAGTACTTTAACGCGTAATCACGACGTTATCACGATATTCAAAGGCGCTCAATGTGGCGTAAATATGGTGAAAAGgaatacgaaaatataatacgaacTGGAATACACCTCTGTGTCGGTTGGCGCACAActaataagagaaaaaaatgtcttCGATTACACGGGCGAAAGTTTCGTCTTCTCGTTCAAAGTTTTGAAGACGCCACGACGCGCATAGGGTCAGTGCACTGTATTGCGAAGAATGGAAGGAGGATGCAACTACGCGGAATGTGGGCACGATCGAAAGATTCCTCTGAGCGTTGTCGCAGCTTCCACTTTTACATTGGAACACGAGCGGGGGACACGGTGGTTCGATCGAATACGGTAGGAAATCGTATCTCGAGGGATGCACACGAGGCCGCAAACGATACTCGATTTCCAAAGGTAGAGGGACGCGCGTGGGCGTGCGGCACAACAAAGGCTCTGAGAATGCAATGCATCACCATTTTCCGAGGATCCACGAGCGGCGGAGAGTGGAGTGCGGAGAGTGGCAGGGAAGCGAAAACGGAAGGAAGGGGCAACAAGAGAGCTGACTACGATACATTaatggaagagagaaaggggacgagaaaaggagagagaggaagaacaCTTTGACACACCCAGCGTAAACACCGCCGTCACGGAAATGACAATTTTTTTCCTATCGGTCGATGCAATGgcgaatgataaaataatgctGTGCTTACCGTATAGCGAGGATCGACCGAAGGCGACTTCGTGAATCGTGCTCGAACGAGGACACGAATGACTCACTACCGTACGCTCGATCCACCAAATTCCCGTTTGTCCCCGACGCTCAATCCACCTATCTCTTCTCCGTACGGAGCTCTTGGCCTTTCTTGCCTCGAATCCGTCAACTAAAGATGGCGGAAAACGACGCGGAACCTTCGATTCTACCGCCACCTGTCGTCTGCACTGATTCGAATCTGCAGTGGTGCTCAATACCCATAATGTAACCTCGATTAGCTCGGTTGCTCGTAGgagaatatttatcgatttttacCCCTTGCGAATAGTCGATCGTATCTAACTCAAACTCGTTTACTTCACTTCCGAGAATCctctaattaatttatttccccTGAATCCTATACTTGTTTTAACTGATGCGCACCTTTCGACGCGAGAATCGCATCTGTAAGTACGTGCATACTCGCTCGTTGCATTCTAAGTTTAAGGTTATATGCAAATTGAActcgatggaaataaaaagtacatgGTGAAACGTACAAGTTATTTTTCCAgttgaaattaatcgatcTGCAATTTACATGAGTTTCGTAAATATCGTGTATGAATAAATTTACGGATACAACCGAGTATTTTGGTATATACTTGGTGATCGGAAAGAATGAAACCGATCTGCCGGTACGTCAGAAAAAAATATGCCAGATGGTGAAACCAGCGATACCCTATAATGTCCCAGTACCTCACGTACG is part of the Bombus pyrosoma isolate SC7728 linkage group LG13, ASM1482585v1, whole genome shotgun sequence genome and encodes:
- the LOC122574074 gene encoding armadillo segment polarity protein isoform X1; translated protein: MSYQMSSNQSRPMSHGNYQGLGDLPMGSAKEQTLMWQQNSYMGDSGIHSGTVTQAPSLSGKEDDEMEGDQLMFDLDQGFAQGFTQDQVDEMNQQLNHTRSQRVRAAMFPETLEEGIEIPSTQYDPAQPTAVQRLAEPSQMLKHAVVNLINYQDDADLATRAIPELIKLLNDEDQVVVSKAAMVVHQLSKKEASRHAIMNSSQMVAALVRAISNSDDLESTKAAVGTLHNLSHHRQGLLAIFKSGGIPALVKLLSSPMESVLFYAITTLHNLLLHQDGSKMAVRLAGGLQKMVALLQRDNVKFLAIVTDCLQILAYGNQESKLIILASQGPIELVRIMRSYDYEKLLWTTSRALKVLSVCLSNKPVIVEAGGMQALAMHLGNPSQRLVQNCLWTLRNLSDAGTKVDGLEGLLQSLVQVLSSTDVNVVTCAAGILSNLTCNNQRNKVTVCQVGGVDALVRTIIYADSREEISEPAVCALRHLTSRHVEAEMAQNSVRLNYGIQVIVKLLHPPSRWPLVKAVIGLIRNLALCPANHGPLRDHGAIHHLVRLLMRAFPETQRQQRSSVASTGSQQTSGAYADGGVRMEEIVEGTVGALHILARESHNRVIIRSQNVIPIFVQLLFNEIENIQRVAAGVLCELAADKEGAEMIEQEGATAPLTELLHSRNEGVATYAAAVLFRMSEDKPQEYKKRLSMELTNSLLREDTNLWNNADFGMGPDLQDMLGPDQGYDGMYGQGPPSVHSSHGGRGYQPQGYDQIPVDSMQGLEIGGGSTYGAMDTMDVAHEGDLSFDHLGELPAPPQDNNQVAAWYDTDL
- the LOC122574074 gene encoding armadillo segment polarity protein isoform X2 gives rise to the protein MSYQMSSNQSRPMSHGNYQGLGDLPMGSAKEQTLMWQQNSYMGDSGIHSGTVTQAPSLSGKEDDEMEGDQLMFDLDQGFAQGFTQDQVDEMNQQLNHTRSQRVRAAMFPETLEEGIEIPSTQYDPAQPTAVQRLAEPSQMLKHAVVNLINYQDDADLATRAIPELIKLLNDEDQVVVSKAAMVVHQLSKKEASRHAIMNSSQMVAALVRAISNSDDLESTKAAVGTLHNLSHHRQGLLAIFKSGGIPALVKLLSSPMESVLFYAITTLHNLLLHQDGSKMAVRLAGGLQKMVALLQRDNVKFLAIVTDCLQILAYGNQESKLIILASQGPIELVRIMRSYDYEKLLWTTSRALKVLSVCLSNKPVIVEAGGMQALAMHLGNPSQRLVQNCLWTLRNLSDAGTKVDGLEGLLQSLVQVLSSTDVNVVTCAAGILSNLTCNNQRNKVTVCQVGGVDALVRTIIYADSREEISEPAVCALRHLTSRHVEAEMAQNSVRLNYGIQVIVKLLHPPSRWPLVKAVIGLIRNLALCPANHGPLRDHGAIHHLVRLLMRAFPETQRQQRSSVASTGSQQTSGAYADGGVRMEEIVEGTVGALHILARESHNRVIIRSQNVIPIFVQLLFNEIENIQRVAAGVLCELAADKEGAEMIEQEGATAPLTELLHSRNEGVATYAAAVLFRMSEDKPQEYKKRLSMELTNSLLREDTNLWNNADFGMGPDLQVMTRYQ